The genomic stretch CGAATCGTTCAACTACTCAGTAGCTGGTCTGGCTATTTTCGGTACGCGACTGACGGCCGCGCAGCGTGAACAACTTGGCCGTGGTAATGGTGAATTGGCGTTATCCCCGGCACGACAGCAAGCAATAGCCAATATTGTTTACGGTGGAAGATACGGAAATACGCAGCCAGGTGATGGATATAAATTTCGTGGTCGCGGCCTGAAGCAGGTCACTTTCCATGACAACTATCTGGCTTGCGGGAAAGTGTTGGGGCTGGATTTGATTACTAATCCCGACCTGCTAACGCAAGACATTCCTGCCGCGCGTTCTGCTGGATGGTTCTGGCAGGCTAACGGGTGCAATGCCTTTGCTGACTCAGGGGACTTCACCGGACTGACCAAAAGAATTAATGGCGGTTTCAACGGCCTTGCTGACAGGCAAGCACGCTTAAAAATAGCGGAGAAGGTTCTATGCGTTTAGTAGAGAACTGGAAGCAGTGCTGGAAATGGTTTTCTATCCACGCACTGGTCATATCAGGAGCCATCCCGTCAACATGGGTATGGCTGCCTCCCGAACTGAAAGCTTCAATACCTCCTTCTCTCATGGGTGCCATAACGGCAGTCATCGCCATTTGTGGTGTCGTTGCCAGAGTCATTGACCAGACAAAACAGGACGGCAAGTCATGATTGCCATCCTCCTGAAGTATTGGAAACCGGTCATCGCAGGTTTATTTCTCCTGGGACTTGTCACCGGTAGCTATTTCAAAGGCTACGAATCTGCAAACTATTCATGGCAACTCAAATGGAGTGAGCGCGATAAGTCTGATGCACTCGCTTTGGCAGAGCGCGAAGCAGCCGTCCGCGAAGAAGAACAACGTAAGCAGGGTGAAATCGATGCGATATCAACAGATGCCCAGAAAAAGATTGATGCTGCTCACGGTGATGCTGCCGTTGCTGCTTCTACAGCTGACAGCCTGCACAAACAGGCAGACAAGCTTGCCGCCAGACTTGCAGAGCGTGAAAGAGCCTGCAAATCCACAGTTGCCGGAGCAGGCCAAACAGCTACCAGCGGATCCACTGTGCTTGCCGAGCTGTTCCGCCGCGCTGACGAAAGAGCAGCAAAGCTGGCAGACATTGCTGACCAGTCAAGAGTCAGGGGATTAGCGTGTGAATCCTCATACGCAGCATTGAGCGCAAAGAAATGAAGAAACTTATCGCATGGCTTAAAAACCTATTCATCAAGGAAACCATCATGTCCGAACCATTAGTTGACGCAGCAGTAGACCTGCAACCAGTTTTTGAAAACGTAGCAGCGGATGTTCAACCAGCAGCGCCGGTTGCAGTAGTGACTTCTCCTCTGGATGCCGAAAAATCTGCATTCGCCAATTTTGTGGCGTTCGTAGAGCACGGCGTTGAGAAGCTCGGTAGCGAAGCAGAAGCAGAGCTGGTCGCGCTGGCGAAGAAATACCTGTAAGCCCATCATCAAATATCAAGAGGTCGCCAATCGGCGGCCTTTTTTTATGTCCGCAGTAAAACCCGTGCCATGCCCGGCATATTCAAATCACAGAGCCTTCTGGAAACAAGCCTCGGAGAAACGCCGTTATAGGTGGTGTACCTCTCTGTGGGCGTCGTTTCTGGGCAACGAGGCTTGCTTCCAAAAGGAAAACACAATGCAATATCCAACGGTAATCGTGAATGGCGTATCTGTCCGCGTAGACAGCGAAGGCCGCTATAACCTGAATGACTTACACGCAGCCGCAGTAATCAAAGGTGAGGCAACTGAATCACAACGCCCAAGCAAGTTTATCCGCAGCGCGGCAGTAAAGCGGTTTGTCCACGCGCTTGATAGCAGAGGACAAAAAAGTACTCTGGATAAATATCAATCACTTAGGGTGGCTAACGGTGGTTCTGAACAAGGCGTCTGGGGTGTGGAGTTACTCGCTATCAGATATGCAGCCTGGATAAATCCAGAGTTTGAAATCAGCGTTTATGAAACCTTCCGTGAGGCTGTCCTGAGCGGCATTGGAAACATGACACGGCTTAACCGACTCGACCTTCTGATCGCCAATGAGACGAAGGCAGTAAGTGAAAGCGCGCGCACGATGAATCGCTGGGGGGTGGGTGGTCGCAAGCAGATGCTCAACGAAACCCGTGAGAACATCATTGAGCAGATGGATCCGGACATGGTCGCCATAATGCAGGGGAAAGCAGCATGACAGAGGCAACGAAACTAAATATCGACGTATCAGTAAAGGCTCATTACCCAAATGAACAGCAGATTCAGGAATTCATAGAAGATGTTCTTACCAGCCATATCGGTGAAAAATGGGGAGA from Rahnella sikkimica encodes the following:
- a CDS encoding KilA-N domain-containing protein; the protein is MQYPTVIVNGVSVRVDSEGRYNLNDLHAAAVIKGEATESQRPSKFIRSAAVKRFVHALDSRGQKSTLDKYQSLRVANGGSEQGVWGVELLAIRYAAWINPEFEISVYETFREAVLSGIGNMTRLNRLDLLIANETKAVSESARTMNRWGVGGRKQMLNETRENIIEQMDPDMVAIMQGKAA
- a CDS encoding Ig domain protein group 1 domain protein → MKKLIAWLKNLFIKETIMSEPLVDAAVDLQPVFENVAADVQPAAPVAVVTSPLDAEKSAFANFVAFVEHGVEKLGSEAEAELVALAKKYL
- a CDS encoding DUF2514 family protein, with the protein product MIAILLKYWKPVIAGLFLLGLVTGSYFKGYESANYSWQLKWSERDKSDALALAEREAAVREEEQRKQGEIDAISTDAQKKIDAAHGDAAVAASTADSLHKQADKLAARLAERERACKSTVAGAGQTATSGSTVLAELFRRADERAAKLADIADQSRVRGLACESSYAALSAKK
- a CDS encoding glycoside hydrolase family 19 protein translates to MNQSQFMAAANITADLAARWFNPLVSAMKEFGIDTPKRQAAFIAQIGTESAGFKQLSESFNYSVAGLAIFGTRLTAAQREQLGRGNGELALSPARQQAIANIVYGGRYGNTQPGDGYKFRGRGLKQVTFHDNYLACGKVLGLDLITNPDLLTQDIPAARSAGWFWQANGCNAFADSGDFTGLTKRINGGFNGLADRQARLKIAEKVLCV